The Clostridia bacterium genome includes a window with the following:
- a CDS encoding O-acetyl-ADP-ribose deacetylase produces the protein MEVKIGRVTLFLEQGDITRQATDAIVNAANSSLMGGGGVDGAIHRAGGPQILEECKQIVARIGRLDPGKAVITTGGNLKARYVIHTVGPIWRGGSRGEPETLASAYRESLKLAAEKGLKSVAFPSISTGAYGYPLEEAAEVALKAVIDFLNSQAEGLSLERVGFVLFDQRTYQVYEETLRRLAA, from the coding sequence ATGGAGGTCAAGATTGGCAGGGTTACTTTGTTCCTGGAGCAAGGTGACATTACCCGGCAGGCTACCGATGCCATTGTCAACGCCGCTAATTCCAGCCTCATGGGCGGAGGCGGAGTGGACGGGGCCATTCACCGAGCTGGAGGACCACAAATCCTTGAGGAGTGCAAGCAGATCGTAGCCCGCATCGGCCGCCTCGACCCTGGCAAGGCGGTAATCACCACCGGCGGCAACCTTAAGGCCCGCTATGTCATCCACACGGTGGGACCCATCTGGCGGGGCGGTAGCCGCGGTGAGCCTGAGACCCTGGCTAGCGCCTACCGGGAAAGCCTCAAGCTGGCGGCAGAAAAAGGGCTTAAAAGCGTGGCCTTTCCTTCTATCAGTACCGGCGCCTACGGCTACCCGTTGGAGGAGGCGGCGGAGGTGGCTCTGAAGGCGGTTATCGACTTCCTGAACTCGCAAGCTGAGGGTCTATCATTGGAACGGGTGGGTTTTGTGCTCTTCGACCAGCGCACCTACCAGGTTTACGAGGAAACCCTGAGGCGCCTGGCCGCCTAA
- a CDS encoding CCA tRNA nucleotidyltransferase — MKSEDLKACQVSPDGCSALGNGFEVGGPVVENNIPQAVLQVLDRLHQAGHEAYIVGGAVRDMLLGLAPQDWDVATSARPEEVMRLFRRVIPSGLEFGTVTVLMRQGEERLPIEVTTYRAEGRYSAKRHPEDVKFGVSLEEDLSRRDFEINALAYDPLNDNWVDPYGALQQLGRGQIQIKAVGQAQERFHEDPLRMLRAISLWGRLASIWAQGGASEQVSGTGLPLRTGEAEASSKQAIDGGNNLALSDEETDECQIDNDSKGASLYDPEEIERRKQLAREASAHRSRRINDPQLPPPTFPPGAVSPVFRISRWGVVSRIGLGWPKGVRVFVDPLTYRAISECREELRRVSAERIRDELTKILLSLAPAHCLRMLISTGLGAIILPELEACRGVRQGKADRDLDVFSHILGVVEAARPDLILRLAALTHDLGKPACREIVDDEVHFYGHDRVGAAMAGRLLKRLRFSNEVIHGVTHLVSFHMFNVPETESGVRRLMNRVGEEWILPLWELRVADLVGSGVKKISYRVRWMREEVERIRAAREAITLKSLAVNGHDVMDALGLKPGPLVGQVLNWLLDQVLEDPTINNKEKLLALAKEFLAQRADPGSG, encoded by the coding sequence TTGAAGTCAGAGGACCTGAAGGCCTGCCAGGTCAGCCCTGACGGTTGCTCTGCGCTAGGAAATGGTTTTGAAGTTGGAGGACCAGTAGTGGAAAACAATATTCCCCAAGCGGTATTGCAGGTCTTGGACCGGTTACACCAGGCCGGGCATGAAGCTTACATAGTGGGTGGAGCAGTGCGGGATATGCTCCTTGGCCTTGCGCCCCAGGACTGGGACGTGGCTACCAGTGCTCGCCCGGAGGAAGTTATGCGCCTCTTTCGCCGGGTCATTCCTAGCGGATTAGAATTTGGCACCGTGACCGTGCTGATGCGCCAAGGTGAAGAGCGGCTTCCCATTGAAGTGACCACCTATCGGGCCGAAGGCCGCTATAGCGCCAAGCGCCACCCCGAAGACGTGAAGTTTGGCGTGTCTTTGGAGGAGGATTTGAGCCGGCGCGATTTTGAAATTAATGCCTTGGCTTATGATCCCTTAAACGACAATTGGGTGGACCCTTATGGGGCCCTGCAACAGTTAGGCCGGGGGCAGATCCAGATTAAGGCGGTGGGCCAAGCCCAGGAGCGATTCCACGAGGATCCTTTGCGGATGCTTAGGGCCATTAGCCTCTGGGGGCGCCTGGCCAGCATTTGGGCTCAAGGAGGAGCTAGCGAGCAAGTATCTGGCACCGGATTGCCCCTGCGGACTGGTGAAGCTGAAGCTAGTAGTAAACAGGCTATCGATGGCGGGAATAATCTCGCTCTATCGGATGAAGAGACCGATGAGTGCCAGATTGATAATGACTCCAAAGGCGCTTCCCTTTATGATCCGGAGGAGATCGAGCGGCGCAAGCAGCTGGCGCGGGAAGCATCTGCCCACCGGTCCCGGCGCATCAACGATCCCCAGCTTCCGCCCCCGACCTTTCCCCCGGGGGCGGTATCGCCGGTGTTCCGTATTAGCCGGTGGGGGGTAGTCAGCCGGATAGGCCTGGGCTGGCCCAAAGGGGTGCGGGTCTTCGTCGACCCCCTCACTTACCGGGCTATATCCGAATGCCGGGAGGAGCTCCGCCGCGTTTCTGCCGAGCGCATCCGCGATGAATTGACCAAGATCCTGCTCAGCTTGGCCCCGGCCCATTGCCTGCGGATGCTTATCTCCACCGGCCTTGGCGCCATTATCCTTCCCGAGCTAGAGGCTTGCCGGGGCGTGCGCCAGGGCAAGGCTGACCGGGACTTAGATGTCTTCAGCCATATCCTGGGGGTGGTGGAAGCTGCCCGGCCCGACCTGATTTTGCGACTGGCCGCCCTGACCCACGACCTGGGTAAGCCGGCTTGCCGGGAGATCGTCGACGATGAAGTCCATTTCTACGGCCATGATCGGGTGGGGGCGGCTATGGCGGGCCGGCTGCTTAAGCGGCTCCGTTTCTCCAACGAAGTTATCCACGGCGTCACCCACCTGGTCTCCTTTCACATGTTTAACGTTCCCGAGACCGAGTCGGGAGTGCGCCGCTTGATGAACCGGGTGGGGGAAGAATGGATACTGCCGCTCTGGGAGCTACGAGTAGCCGACCTGGTTGGCTCCGGGGTTAAAAAGATTTCTTACCGGGTGCGGTGGATGCGGGAGGAAGTGGAGCGCATCCGGGCGGCCCGAGAGGCTATTACCCTAAAGAGCCTGGCCGTCAACGGCCATGATGTTATGGATGCGCTGGGCCTAAAGCCCGGTCCCCTGGTCGGCCAAGTGCTGAACTGGCTTTTGGACCAGGTGCTGGAGGACCCTACCATTAATAATAAGGAGAAGTTGCTGGCCTTGGCCAAAGAATTTCTGGCCCAGAGAGCGGACCCTGGGTCCGGCTAG
- a CDS encoding nitroreductase produces MRARIKLKAGVSCQLVSLSFFPNSTTINPRQQRACSDHEQAKAAYHLVERRMDMTTVEALNQRHSVRAFRSDPVPKETLAKILEAATRAPSWGNTQPWEIFVAAGDTLERLRQEFLTRHQQGVAPATDLPRPQSWPPELQQRMQENGARLFATAGIARDDQAARARHTQRNFEFFNAPVVVYLGMDRSLTPWSIFDLGMLAQSLMLAAQDYGVDSMPAVNLVAYPDAIRSELKLPENLALIIGIALGYANPDEAVNQHRSTRRPLEEVVRWYGI; encoded by the coding sequence GTGAGGGCGAGAATCAAACTGAAGGCCGGGGTAAGTTGCCAGCTGGTAAGTTTGTCTTTTTTCCCCAATAGTACTACAATTAACCCTAGGCAACAGCGCGCATGCAGCGACCACGAGCAAGCCAAGGCCGCTTACCACCTGGTAGAAAGGAGAATGGACATGACTACAGTTGAAGCCCTAAACCAACGCCACTCAGTAAGAGCCTTTCGGTCTGACCCGGTACCCAAGGAGACTCTGGCCAAGATTCTTGAGGCGGCCACCCGGGCTCCTTCCTGGGGCAATACCCAGCCCTGGGAAATATTCGTGGCTGCCGGCGACACCTTGGAGCGGCTTCGGCAGGAGTTCCTGACTCGCCATCAGCAAGGGGTCGCCCCCGCCACCGATTTGCCTCGGCCCCAGAGCTGGCCGCCCGAGCTACAGCAGCGGATGCAAGAAAATGGGGCCCGGCTTTTTGCCACCGCCGGCATTGCCCGCGATGACCAGGCCGCTCGGGCCCGCCATACCCAGCGCAACTTCGAGTTCTTTAACGCCCCGGTCGTGGTTTACCTGGGCATGGACCGCAGCCTCACTCCTTGGTCCATTTTTGACTTGGGCATGTTGGCCCAAAGCCTGATGCTGGCAGCCCAGGACTACGGAGTAGACTCCATGCCGGCCGTAAACCTGGTAGCCTACCCCGATGCCATCCGTTCTGAGCTCAAGCTCCCTGAGAATCTGGCCTTAATTATTGGTATCGCCTTGGGATATGCTAATCCCGATGAAGCCGTCAACCAGCACCGCAGCACCCGCCGTCCCTTGGAGGAAGTAGTGCGCTGGTACGGGATTTAA
- a CDS encoding betaine/proline/choline family ABC transporter ATP-binding protein (Members of the family are the ATP-binding subunit of ABC transporters for substrates such as betaine, L-proline or other amino acids, choline, carnitine, etc. The substrate specificity is best determined from the substrate-binding subunit, rather than this subunit, as it interacts with the permease subunit and not with substrate directly.) has product MVRFEEVSKAYGNHYAVKSFTLEVAKGELVVLIGPSGCGKTTTLKMVNRLVEPTSGRIYIGGRDIQELNPTKLRRHIGYVIQQIGLIPHLTVAQNIGLVPFLRGMPRAERNRRVDELLEMVGFDPASYRHRFPRELSGGQQQRVGVLRALAADPDLILMDEPFGALDPITREQLQDELKRLQNSFHKTILFVTHDMDEALKLGDRIVIMREGEILQVGSPEDLIRNPADEFVRDFIGKKRQLRSPDEVLVEEVMVVDPVTGKPGMGAGEAFQRMQRHQVNSLLIVDDLGVLLGIVTLRAVQKGIQEGGRPKVEELMQPARETVGPKETVLAAAHSLAQSPIGLVPVVDEDGHLQGILTNASLISTLVDVLWPGTNEAGNANSNDHSSSQAQEGGENQEWKSVS; this is encoded by the coding sequence ATGGTCCGGTTCGAAGAGGTTAGCAAGGCGTACGGCAACCACTATGCGGTCAAGTCTTTCACCTTAGAAGTGGCTAAAGGCGAGTTGGTGGTTCTAATTGGCCCCAGCGGTTGTGGCAAGACTACCACCTTGAAAATGGTCAACCGCCTTGTCGAGCCAACCTCAGGCCGCATCTACATTGGCGGCCGCGATATCCAGGAGCTCAACCCTACCAAGCTCCGCCGCCATATCGGATACGTTATTCAACAGATAGGTCTCATTCCTCACCTCACCGTGGCCCAAAACATCGGCCTGGTACCGTTTTTACGGGGGATGCCGCGGGCCGAGCGCAACCGCCGGGTGGATGAGCTTTTGGAAATGGTGGGCTTCGACCCCGCTTCCTACCGCCACCGGTTTCCCCGGGAACTCTCCGGGGGGCAGCAGCAGCGGGTGGGGGTATTGCGGGCTTTAGCCGCCGATCCCGATCTCATCCTCATGGATGAACCCTTCGGAGCCCTGGATCCCATTACCCGGGAGCAGCTCCAGGACGAGCTCAAGCGCCTGCAAAACTCATTCCACAAGACCATTCTTTTCGTTACCCATGATATGGATGAGGCCCTCAAATTGGGCGACCGCATCGTCATCATGCGCGAGGGGGAAATCCTCCAGGTGGGTTCGCCGGAAGACCTCATCCGTAATCCTGCTGACGAGTTTGTTCGCGATTTTATCGGCAAGAAGCGGCAGCTCCGCAGCCCAGACGAGGTGCTAGTAGAAGAGGTAATGGTGGTAGATCCGGTCACCGGCAAACCGGGAATGGGGGCCGGTGAAGCCTTCCAGCGCATGCAACGCCACCAAGTCAACAGCCTATTAATAGTCGACGATCTCGGGGTTCTGCTAGGCATAGTTACGCTCCGGGCCGTGCAGAAAGGCATCCAGGAGGGCGGGCGGCCCAAGGTAGAGGAACTGATGCAACCGGCAAGGGAAACGGTCGGGCCCAAGGAAACCGTGCTCGCCGCTGCCCATTCCTTAGCCCAAAGCCCCATCGGGCTGGTGCCGGTGGTGGATGAAGATGGTCACCTCCAGGGTATCCTCACCAACGCCAGCCTAATTAGCACTCTAGTGGATGTGCTCTGGCCGGGTACCAACGAAGCTGGCAACGCCAACAGCAACGACCATAGCAGCAGCCAAGCCCAAGAAGGAGGTGAAAACCAGGAATGGAAGTCAGTCTCATGA
- a CDS encoding ABC transporter permease, with amino-acid sequence MSLWTTYLERSDKFWALTQEHFFTLVILPVALAAAVSIPLGILATRYKWVEAPSIAFANLMQTIPSLALLAILIAIGMGIGNKPAVIALFLYSLLPILRNTYTGITNVDKATLEAASGMGMAGWQILLIVELPIAFPVIMAGIRTAAVICVGLATLAAFIGGGGLGDFIITGLGMANNNLTLLGAIPAAIMALLLDWLLGKVERWLTPKGLRI; translated from the coding sequence ATGAGCCTTTGGACTACCTACCTGGAACGCAGCGATAAATTCTGGGCCCTAACTCAAGAACACTTCTTTACCCTGGTAATTTTGCCGGTAGCTTTGGCCGCCGCCGTCTCCATACCCCTAGGTATCCTGGCTACTCGTTACAAGTGGGTGGAAGCACCCAGCATCGCCTTTGCTAATCTCATGCAGACCATACCTAGCCTGGCGCTCCTGGCCATCCTGATAGCCATTGGCATGGGTATCGGCAACAAACCAGCCGTAATCGCCCTATTCCTTTACTCGCTATTGCCTATCCTCCGCAACACCTACACCGGCATCACCAACGTCGATAAGGCCACCTTGGAAGCAGCCAGCGGCATGGGCATGGCCGGGTGGCAAATCTTACTGATAGTAGAGCTTCCCATAGCCTTCCCAGTAATCATGGCCGGCATCAGGACCGCGGCGGTTATCTGCGTGGGACTGGCAACCTTGGCTGCCTTTATCGGCGGCGGAGGGCTGGGCGATTTTATCATCACCGGCTTGGGCATGGCCAACAACAACCTCACCCTTTTGGGGGCCATTCCCGCTGCTATCATGGCCCTGCTACTGGATTGGTTGTTGGGCAAGGTGGAACGGTGGCTCACCCCTAAAGGGCTTAGGATATAG
- a CDS encoding osmoprotectant ABC transporter substrate-binding protein, translated as MKLFQSRVFKRVTVILAVTIMAISAGAGCGGGEEGASNGGKTKLTIASQNFAEPQILSEMVKQLLEAKLNVTVDHKRNFQGSTAVHQALETGDVQMYNSYTGTQFTGILGMKVTDEWKDKQKVYEYVRDKFHEKYGIKVFPPYGFNNTYALAVRKETADRLGLKNVSDLVPFAKDMTIATDPTFQERKGDGWDDLAKAYGFNFKKVVGMSYDLMYQALKSGDVDAAVAYSTDGRLPAYDLVVLEDDRHFFPPYDAAFFIKEETLKQFPQIEEILAPLFGRFTEKEMAKLNQEVDVSKKEPADVAREYLKAQGLL; from the coding sequence GTGAAGCTTTTTCAGAGCCGCGTCTTCAAGCGGGTAACGGTAATCCTGGCCGTCACTATCATGGCCATCAGCGCTGGTGCCGGTTGCGGCGGGGGAGAAGAGGGAGCCAGCAATGGTGGCAAGACCAAATTAACCATCGCTTCGCAGAACTTTGCCGAACCGCAGATACTCTCGGAAATGGTCAAGCAACTGCTGGAAGCCAAGCTCAACGTTACCGTGGACCACAAGCGCAACTTCCAAGGCTCTACAGCTGTGCACCAAGCCCTGGAAACCGGCGATGTCCAGATGTACAACAGCTATACCGGCACCCAGTTTACCGGCATTCTGGGGATGAAGGTGACCGATGAGTGGAAAGACAAGCAAAAGGTGTATGAGTACGTCCGGGATAAGTTCCACGAAAAGTACGGAATCAAGGTTTTCCCGCCCTATGGTTTTAACAATACTTACGCCTTGGCGGTGCGCAAAGAGACCGCTGACCGGCTAGGGCTGAAAAATGTAAGTGACTTAGTACCTTTCGCAAAAGATATGACCATAGCTACCGATCCCACCTTCCAGGAGCGCAAAGGCGACGGCTGGGATGATTTGGCCAAGGCCTACGGGTTTAATTTCAAGAAAGTGGTGGGCATGTCCTATGACCTCATGTATCAGGCCCTTAAGTCCGGGGATGTGGATGCCGCCGTCGCCTATTCCACCGACGGCCGCCTGCCAGCTTATGATCTGGTGGTGCTTGAGGATGACCGCCATTTCTTCCCGCCCTACGATGCGGCATTCTTTATTAAGGAAGAGACCCTGAAGCAATTTCCTCAGATCGAAGAGATTCTGGCACCCCTGTTCGGCAGGTTTACCGAGAAAGAGATGGCTAAGCTCAACCAAGAGGTGGACGTGAGCAAGAAAGAGCCGGCCGATGTGGCCCGGGAGTACTTAAAGGCCCAGGGGCTGCTGTAG
- a CDS encoding cobalamin biosynthesis protein encodes MKLVVIAGPPSAGKTAVAKQIVGHLCPNYVLAYFKIDVAKALEDQELAREFGIATRKVYSGDLCPDHAGVMVLGDAIGWSQKLGADFLLVETAGLCLRCAPYLNQGVGIVVVSAISGIHAPAKMGPMVGLADVAVVTKIDLVSQAEREVLREKIRGVNGDLMLVETNALQGTALQPLYHYLESSGDIDPVTLELKGIPPLGTCTICVGKKQVGWEHHFGLVRTLAGAVGQYLYRGE; translated from the coding sequence ATGAAACTGGTTGTTATTGCCGGTCCGCCTTCGGCAGGAAAGACGGCGGTGGCCAAGCAAATAGTGGGCCATTTATGCCCCAACTACGTGTTGGCTTACTTTAAGATCGATGTGGCCAAAGCTCTTGAGGATCAAGAGTTGGCCCGGGAATTCGGCATTGCTACCCGCAAAGTCTATTCCGGAGACTTGTGTCCCGACCATGCGGGGGTAATGGTGCTGGGGGATGCCATCGGCTGGAGCCAAAAGCTTGGCGCGGATTTTCTGCTGGTGGAGACGGCTGGCCTATGCTTGCGCTGTGCCCCCTACCTCAACCAAGGGGTGGGCATAGTGGTGGTCAGCGCTATATCGGGAATCCATGCTCCGGCCAAGATGGGACCGATGGTGGGCTTGGCCGACGTGGCGGTGGTCACCAAGATCGACTTGGTCAGCCAGGCAGAGCGGGAAGTATTGCGGGAGAAGATCCGGGGAGTTAATGGCGATTTGATGCTGGTGGAAACCAACGCCTTGCAGGGCACGGCCCTGCAACCGCTCTACCATTACTTGGAAAGCTCTGGCGATATCGATCCCGTGACCTTAGAACTGAAAGGGATTCCCCCGCTGGGCACCTGCACCATCTGCGTGGGCAAGAAGCAGGTGGGCTGGGAGCATCATTTCGGCCTGGTGCGGACCCTGGCGGGGGCGGTGGGCCAGTACCTCTACCGGGGAGAATAG
- a CDS encoding ATP-binding cassette domain-containing protein, translating into MRATLILDSITSITVLPGTDKSGKPERFSPIVLNAGEAVSIVGPTGSGKTAFITDIELLAQGDTITGRKVLINGQVPPEEYRLHPALKPVAMITQNTKCFTDLSVREFLEVHIRARHGPGSGSPLSQTAAEALIDNTIGLANLFTGEKIKPGMRVTGLSGGQTRSLLIADAILIGAAPVILLDEIENAGIFKHEVLRAIQESGKIVIFVTHDPVIALLTQKRIVMENGTVKRLLPFNQAESLAAKSLMELDSKINFLREELRQGKILTQETFHSLGSGFGLASTLGL; encoded by the coding sequence ATGCGAGCTACATTAATCCTAGATTCCATTACCAGTATTACGGTTTTGCCCGGCACCGATAAGAGCGGCAAGCCCGAGCGCTTTTCTCCCATAGTCTTGAATGCCGGGGAGGCAGTTTCCATCGTTGGGCCCACTGGTAGCGGCAAGACTGCCTTTATCACCGATATCGAGCTTTTGGCTCAGGGGGATACGATTACCGGCCGGAAAGTGTTGATAAATGGCCAGGTTCCTCCCGAGGAATACCGGCTGCACCCCGCCCTCAAGCCGGTGGCCATGATCACCCAGAATACGAAATGCTTTACCGATTTATCGGTGCGGGAGTTCTTGGAAGTACATATTCGGGCCCGCCATGGCCCTGGCAGCGGCAGCCCCTTGAGCCAGACGGCGGCAGAGGCGCTGATAGACAATACCATCGGGCTGGCCAACTTGTTTACCGGGGAAAAGATTAAGCCGGGCATGCGGGTGACCGGGTTATCGGGCGGGCAGACCCGTTCCCTTTTAATCGCCGATGCCATCTTGATCGGGGCGGCACCGGTAATCCTCCTGGATGAGATTGAAAATGCTGGCATCTTTAAGCATGAGGTGTTGCGAGCCATCCAAGAATCGGGCAAGATCGTGATTTTTGTAACCCACGATCCGGTCATTGCTCTCCTCACCCAAAAGCGCATCGTGATGGAAAATGGGACCGTAAAAAGGCTGTTGCCTTTTAACCAGGCTGAAAGTCTGGCGGCCAAGTCACTGATGGAACTAGACTCTAAGATTAATTTCCTTCGCGAAGAGCTGCGCCAAGGTAAAATTCTTACCCAAGAAACTTTCCACAGCCTCGGATCGGGCTTTGGCCTGGCTTCTACTCTTGGGCTTTAA